In Nitrosophilus labii, the following proteins share a genomic window:
- the pseI gene encoding pseudaminic acid synthase, whose protein sequence is MIKIGSKTISNDSPVYIIAEVSANHNQDFEIAKEMIKAAKEAGADAVKLQTYTPDTITLKCDNEYFQIKQGTIWDGKTLYELYEEAYTPWEWQPKLKSYADYIGIDLFSSPFDKSAVDFLEKMDVSAYKIASFEITDIPLIEYAASKGKPMIISTGIATLCDIEEAVNACRRVGNEQIVLLKCTSAYPAPLEDANLRTIPNLSETFGVIAGFSDHTLGITAPVAAVTLGAKVIEKHFILDKSLGGPDAAFSLDINEFKEMVKAVRDTEKLLGRVDYTMDEKKRKNREFSRSLFIAKDIKKGEILTEKNIRSVRPGFGLHPKYLKDILGKKAAVDLKQGTPLKWEHIS, encoded by the coding sequence ATGATTAAAATAGGTTCCAAAACCATCTCAAACGATAGTCCAGTATATATAATCGCAGAAGTTTCGGCAAATCATAACCAAGATTTTGAAATAGCCAAAGAGATGATAAAGGCTGCAAAAGAGGCAGGGGCAGATGCGGTAAAGCTTCAGACTTACACTCCAGATACTATAACTTTAAAATGCGACAATGAGTATTTTCAGATAAAACAAGGTACCATCTGGGATGGAAAAACTTTATATGAATTGTATGAGGAAGCGTACACTCCTTGGGAGTGGCAACCAAAACTTAAAAGTTACGCAGACTATATAGGAATCGATCTTTTCTCTTCTCCTTTTGATAAAAGTGCGGTAGATTTTCTTGAAAAGATGGATGTGTCCGCCTATAAAATTGCCTCTTTTGAGATAACGGATATTCCTTTGATAGAATATGCGGCTTCAAAAGGAAAACCTATGATTATATCTACGGGTATTGCGACTCTTTGCGATATTGAAGAGGCGGTGAATGCTTGTAGAAGAGTCGGCAATGAACAGATCGTACTTCTTAAATGTACATCTGCTTATCCGGCACCCTTGGAAGATGCAAATTTAAGAACCATTCCCAATCTATCCGAGACTTTTGGCGTAATAGCGGGATTTTCCGATCACACTTTAGGTATTACCGCTCCCGTTGCAGCTGTAACTTTGGGGGCCAAAGTTATAGAAAAACACTTTATTTTGGATAAAAGTTTAGGTGGTCCTGATGCTGCATTTAGTTTGGACATAAATGAATTCAAAGAGATGGTAAAGGCTGTTAGAGATACTGAAAAACTTCTTGGAAGAGTTGACTACACTATGGACGAAAAGAAAAGAAAAAACAGGGAGTTCTCGAGAAGCCTTTTCATAGCTAAAGATATTAAAAAAGGTGAAATTTTGACTGAGAAGAACATTCGTTCTGTCAGACCCGGTTTTGGGCTTCATCCAAAATATTTAAAGGATATTTTAGGCAAAAAAGCGGCGGTCGATCTAAAACAGGGAACGCCTCTTAAGTGGGAGCATATTAGCTAA
- a CDS encoding cytidylyltransferase domain-containing protein — protein sequence MRIKSDLFVIIQARMTSTRLPGKVMLPLCGKTVLEVMIERLNRFAKNIIIATTDDGSEKPIIELCEKKRLRFFRGDTNNVLDRYYKATTAFGAKNSDTIVRLTSDCPLIDQEILKKMLEEFGKKKCDYLSNTIERSFPRGLDIEIFSFEALKRVYENAKMEFEKEHVTTHIHTTHKDEFMICQYKDKEDNSKYRLTLDEEADYEAIKEIYKLLKCKTDFSYEDLIEILEKNPYIYEINSHVEQKKV from the coding sequence ATGAGAATAAAAAGTGATCTTTTTGTCATAATTCAGGCCCGTATGACCTCTACCAGGCTTCCTGGAAAGGTTATGCTCCCTCTTTGCGGCAAAACCGTATTGGAGGTAATGATAGAGAGATTAAATAGATTTGCAAAAAACATTATCATAGCCACTACTGACGACGGAAGCGAAAAACCTATAATTGAACTTTGTGAAAAAAAAAGATTGCGATTTTTTAGAGGAGATACAAACAACGTACTAGATAGATACTACAAAGCCACTACTGCTTTTGGCGCAAAAAATAGTGATACGATAGTTAGGCTTACGTCTGATTGTCCTTTAATAGATCAAGAGATTTTGAAAAAGATGTTGGAAGAGTTTGGAAAAAAGAAGTGCGATTATCTTTCAAATACGATTGAAAGAAGTTTTCCAAGAGGACTCGATATAGAAATTTTCAGTTTTGAAGCGTTAAAAAGAGTCTATGAAAATGCAAAAATGGAGTTTGAAAAAGAGCATGTGACTACTCACATTCACACTACCCATAAAGACGAGTTTATGATTTGTCAATATAAAGATAAGGAGGATAATTCAAAATATCGTCTGACTTTGGATGAAGAGGCTGATTATGAAGCAATAAAAGAGATATATAAACTTTTAAAGTGTAAGACGGATTTTAGTTATGAGGATTTGATAGAGATATTGGAAAAAAATCCCTACATATACGAAATAAACAGCCATGTAGAACAAAAAAAGGTATGA
- a CDS encoding glycosyltransferase family 4 protein: MKKIKVLHTEWSDGWGGQEIRIISEMETLREKGVELQLACRDHAKIKKEALKKGFKVHTLPFKGNADLKTLFSLVKIIKDENIDIVNTHSGKDTWVGGFAAKIAGVKFIRTRHLSNKINPSRLNFINEMADFIITTGESVKENMIRYNRIKPQKIESIPTGIDEEIFDPSKYDKEKNRELFGIEKDKIAIGILAVLRGFKRHDLFLEMAKEISKKHPNTIFLIAGDGPRRESIKKLVKDFGLEKKVKMLGHINEPAKFLSALDIFTLTSDSNEGVPQSVMQALMMRLPVVATDVGSVKDLWRDENFILVEPKNMKNLVESVDKLIQNPELRENHSLKARDFVVKNFSKKVMADKILYIYQNLLS; encoded by the coding sequence ATGAAAAAGATAAAAGTATTACATACAGAATGGTCTGACGGATGGGGCGGACAAGAAATAAGAATCATTTCAGAAATGGAGACTCTGCGTGAAAAAGGAGTGGAGCTTCAACTTGCTTGTCGAGATCATGCCAAAATAAAAAAGGAAGCTTTAAAAAAAGGGTTTAAAGTCCACACACTTCCTTTCAAAGGAAATGCAGACTTAAAGACACTATTTAGTTTAGTTAAAATCATAAAAGATGAAAATATCGATATAGTAAACACCCACAGCGGTAAAGATACTTGGGTGGGAGGATTTGCGGCTAAAATAGCCGGAGTAAAATTTATCAGAACCAGACATTTATCAAATAAAATTAATCCTTCAAGATTAAACTTCATCAACGAGATGGCCGATTTTATCATCACTACAGGGGAAAGCGTAAAAGAAAATATGATCCGTTACAATCGAATAAAGCCACAAAAAATAGAATCCATTCCAACAGGTATAGATGAAGAGATTTTTGATCCTTCAAAATACGACAAAGAAAAAAACAGAGAGCTTTTCGGTATAGAAAAAGACAAAATCGCCATAGGAATCTTAGCGGTTTTAAGAGGTTTTAAAAGGCATGATCTATTTTTAGAAATGGCAAAAGAGATATCAAAAAAACATCCAAATACCATTTTTTTGATAGCAGGTGACGGTCCAAGAAGAGAAAGCATTAAAAAATTGGTAAAAGATTTCGGACTTGAAAAAAAAGTCAAAATGTTGGGTCATATAAATGAGCCGGCAAAATTCCTCTCGGCTCTGGATATCTTCACTCTCACTTCCGATTCAAACGAGGGCGTTCCCCAATCGGTTATGCAGGCTCTTATGATGAGATTGCCCGTTGTGGCTACAGATGTGGGCAGCGTAAAAGATTTGTGGCGCGATGAAAATTTTATACTAGTTGAGCCCAAAAATATGAAAAATTTGGTTGAAAGTGTGGATAAATTGATACAAAATCCCGAGCTTAGAGAAAACCACTCCCTCAAAGCTAGGGATTTTGTTGTTAAAAATTTTTCTAAAAAAGTAATGGCAGACAAAATCTTATATATTTATCAAAATCTGCTTAGCTAA
- a CDS encoding O-antigen ligase family protein, translated as MRFDKDNLLQNTSAETDILFRSFLISLFLLCLSLPLTEAGKQIFSYLTILLGLSIIIKYKIKIKKDVIFWSFLMFFIFSLISSFQSEYQNTVIYNLRKNLDIFRILLIFIILRNTPLTKNNIKYYIIFPLLLSFIIASFWGFYDKFVLNQYMNIHSVGHVNHSAIYIIFMFSLSLVFFLKINDIRLKVLFFFSTFIAIFGILNTGSRAAIFTFPIIYFLYLIIDKKMNLKNILFFIFLSLILLAIFYFLLQDSRLFMKIQQGLWPSYRDVLFKTAILKWLDGDLLFGIGPGNFININIHDYFPYSPFERNSHAHNTFTNFLVERGVLALISYLIFCFTIFYKFIKHKNLDIVQVSILIWVANMIISLANTTFHHENAMLLSLIWASTLNYIENKNKDNILL; from the coding sequence ATGAGATTTGATAAAGATAACCTCTTACAAAATACATCTGCGGAAACAGATATTTTATTTAGAAGTTTTTTAATTTCTCTTTTTTTACTATGTTTATCGCTACCTCTAACTGAAGCTGGAAAACAGATTTTTTCATATTTAACTATTTTGCTTGGATTATCAATAATAATTAAATATAAAATAAAAATAAAAAAAGATGTAATTTTTTGGTCATTTTTAATGTTTTTTATATTTTCTTTAATAAGCTCTTTTCAATCAGAATATCAAAACACTGTAATATATAATTTACGGAAAAATTTAGATATTTTTAGAATATTATTAATATTTATAATTTTAAGAAATACACCATTAACAAAAAATAATATAAAATACTATATTATTTTTCCTTTATTATTATCTTTTATAATCGCTTCTTTTTGGGGATTTTATGATAAATTTGTATTAAATCAATATATGAATATTCATTCCGTAGGACATGTTAACCATTCTGCAATTTATATAATCTTTATGTTTTCACTCTCTTTAGTCTTTTTTTTAAAAATAAATGATATTAGACTTAAAGTTTTGTTTTTTTTCTCTACCTTTATTGCGATTTTTGGCATATTAAACACTGGAAGTAGAGCAGCAATTTTCACTTTTCCTATAATCTATTTTTTATATCTAATAATTGATAAAAAAATGAATTTAAAAAACATATTGTTTTTTATTTTTTTGTCTTTGATTTTACTAGCGATTTTTTATTTTTTACTACAAGATTCAAGACTATTTATGAAAATTCAACAAGGACTTTGGCCAAGCTACAGAGATGTTCTTTTTAAAACTGCTATTTTAAAGTGGCTAGATGGAGATTTACTATTTGGCATAGGACCAGGTAATTTTATCAATATTAATATTCACGACTATTTTCCATACTCTCCATTTGAACGAAATTCTCATGCACATAACACCTTTACAAATTTTCTTGTTGAAAGAGGAGTGTTAGCTCTCATTTCATATCTAATATTTTGTTTTACAATATTTTATAAATTTATTAAGCATAAAAATTTGGACATTGTACAAGTATCTATATTAATATGGGTTGCAAATATGATAATCTCTTTAGCTAACACTACTTTTCATCATGAAAATGCTATGCTGTTGTCTCTTATTTGGGCTAGTACATTGAATTATATAGAAAATAAAAATAAAGACAATATCCTTTTATGA
- the rfaQ gene encoding putative lipopolysaccharide heptosyltransferase III, whose amino-acid sequence MKILLIKFRHIGDVLLSTALIKNLKKNFPNSKIDFVLNQESLPILKNNPNINKIFSYDRKNKSQSFLKKIKYEIDFTKQIIKNRYDIVINLTEGDRGAIISILSKAPKRLGIRTRNKFLNLLKPYTKEISFDPFIHTVEKDLQFVKHLGKNILEKKVEIYIDDISNKKIENILKSHNIEKFIIVHPVSRWLFKCWDDEKFAKVIDYIENETNFKVIITSSPEKKELDKVNTILSYCKSTPLNLGGKISLYELSALISKATLYLGVDTAPMHMAAALDIPVIALLGPTEPTIWGPWDNQTEKSSYKKIKQTQFNGKHVIIQHPNDKIVFKNGKKISTAMMSISIEEVIEQIDKALNNKHGKNYEI is encoded by the coding sequence ATGAAAATTCTTCTAATAAAATTTAGACATATAGGAGACGTTCTTTTATCTACTGCCCTTATAAAAAATTTAAAGAAAAATTTTCCAAATTCAAAGATAGATTTCGTATTAAACCAAGAAAGCTTGCCTATTCTTAAAAATAATCCTAATATCAATAAAATTTTCTCATACGATAGAAAAAATAAAAGTCAAAGTTTTTTAAAAAAAATAAAATATGAAATTGATTTTACAAAGCAGATAATCAAAAATAGATATGATATTGTTATAAATTTAACAGAAGGCGATAGAGGAGCTATAATATCTATATTATCTAAAGCACCAAAAAGATTAGGTATAAGAACCAGGAACAAATTTTTAAACCTTTTAAAACCGTATACTAAAGAAATATCTTTTGATCCGTTTATTCACACAGTCGAAAAAGACTTACAATTTGTAAAACACTTGGGAAAAAATATCTTAGAAAAAAAAGTAGAAATTTATATAGATGATATTAGCAACAAAAAGATAGAAAATATTTTAAAATCTCACAATATCGAAAAGTTTATAATAGTTCATCCGGTCTCAAGATGGCTGTTTAAATGTTGGGACGACGAAAAATTCGCCAAAGTTATAGACTATATAGAAAACGAAACAAACTTCAAAGTCATCATAACCTCTTCTCCAGAAAAAAAAGAGTTAGATAAGGTAAATACAATACTCTCGTATTGTAAAAGCACCCCTTTAAATCTTGGAGGCAAAATCTCTTTATATGAGCTTTCCGCTCTTATTTCAAAAGCAACTCTATATTTAGGCGTAGATACGGCGCCGATGCATATGGCTGCAGCCCTGGATATTCCGGTTATTGCTCTTTTAGGTCCCACTGAACCTACTATTTGGGGTCCATGGGACAATCAAACGGAAAAATCTAGCTATAAAAAAATCAAACAAACCCAATTCAACGGTAAACATGTTATTATACAACATCCAAACGATAAAATCGTTTTTAAAAACGGCAAAAAAATAAGTACTGCTATGATGAGTATTAGCATAGAAGAAGTTATTGAACAAATAGATAAAGCATTAAACAACAAACACGGAAAAAATTATGAGATTTGA
- a CDS encoding glycosyltransferase family 2 protein, protein MEKLTVVIITFNSEKYIKNAIKSASFADEVLILDSGSSDKTLDVAKSLGARVEYQKWLGFGKQKQKAVDLAKNRWVFVLDSDERITENLQIEINEILKNPKFEAYEVPRLNYFFGKPIRYCGLYPDKTIRLFDKEKAHFTQDEVHEKVVTQGKTGSLKNHMIHLAYESVEEFISKQNRYSSLGAKPNKLKALINPFWTFFKIYFLKLGFLDGWEGFLIARLYSQYTFWKYVKSKKEL, encoded by the coding sequence TTGGAAAAGCTAACTGTAGTTATCATAACTTTTAATAGTGAAAAATATATAAAAAATGCTATAAAGAGCGCTTCATTTGCGGACGAAGTTTTGATCCTCGATAGCGGCTCTAGTGATAAAACATTAGATGTGGCAAAAAGTCTTGGTGCAAGAGTGGAGTATCAAAAGTGGCTGGGTTTTGGAAAGCAAAAACAAAAAGCGGTAGATTTAGCCAAAAACAGATGGGTTTTCGTGCTTGACAGTGATGAGAGAATAACCGAAAATCTCCAAATTGAGATAAATGAAATTTTGAAAAATCCAAAATTTGAGGCTTATGAAGTTCCAAGACTAAACTACTTTTTTGGAAAACCTATAAGATATTGCGGGCTTTATCCAGATAAAACTATCAGGCTATTCGATAAAGAAAAAGCCCATTTCACTCAAGACGAGGTTCACGAAAAAGTAGTTACGCAAGGTAAAACTGGCTCGCTAAAAAACCATATGATCCATCTTGCTTATGAAAGCGTTGAAGAGTTTATATCTAAACAAAACCGATACTCTTCTCTTGGTGCCAAACCAAACAAGCTCAAAGCTTTAATAAACCCTTTTTGGACTTTTTTTAAAATATATTTTTTAAAGCTGGGTTTTCTCGATGGTTGGGAAGGATTTTTGATAGCAAGACTATACAGCCAATATACTTTTTGGAAATATGTAAAAAGCAAAAAAGAACTCTAA
- the pseG gene encoding UDP-2,4-diacetamido-2,4,6-trideoxy-beta-L-altropyranose hydrolase — MKKILVRADSSKEIGTGHITRTLVLAKELKKNGFDVIYLVKNLPGNINFKIKKAGFKKIELKSKDKYSEIKEVKSIIKEQNASFIVFDHYGIDEDYEREIKNSGVMIFSFDDLYKKHYCDILLNQNIYAKKEDYKGLVPKECSLLCGIEFALIRDEFKRIKDIKKSESNKKNLRILVTLGGADPENVTFEVIKALDEVEDVFFEADIVVGAANKHLKQLQDFAKNSEKGFNIIVDAKNMAELMNRSDIGIISCGTTSIEVLYMKLPFIALRLADNQKKIFEYLTKNGYAIGAKNCKNEIKNAFVTLANDEETRKFLIEKMKNLSIGRVDKVTKTIICKIYEDFYIRKAEKQDIKIIFDISNDEEVRRNSFNSEKIVFDNHQKWFLNKLKDRNTLFLVAQKDDEVFAQVRFEKDNEGYIISISLSSKVRGCGLGVKILEKSLEYFKEKIGNEEIYAYIKRENISSIKIFEKIGFRKEKETLYKNIPTYIFKRSKDD; from the coding sequence ATGAAAAAAATTTTAGTCAGAGCGGACAGCTCAAAAGAGATAGGAACAGGGCATATAACAAGAACTCTTGTTTTGGCAAAAGAGCTAAAAAAAAATGGTTTTGATGTAATATATCTAGTGAAAAATCTGCCTGGAAATATAAATTTCAAGATAAAAAAGGCTGGATTTAAGAAAATTGAACTTAAAAGCAAAGATAAATATAGCGAGATTAAAGAGGTAAAGAGCATTATAAAAGAACAAAACGCATCTTTTATAGTGTTCGATCATTATGGAATTGATGAAGATTATGAAAGAGAGATAAAAAATAGTGGTGTAATGATCTTTTCCTTCGACGATCTATATAAGAAACACTATTGTGATATATTGTTAAATCAAAATATTTACGCAAAAAAAGAGGATTATAAAGGACTGGTACCAAAGGAGTGTAGCCTACTTTGCGGGATCGAATTTGCACTTATAAGAGATGAGTTCAAAAGAATCAAAGATATAAAAAAATCAGAATCCAATAAGAAAAATTTGAGAATTTTAGTTACTCTTGGCGGAGCCGATCCTGAAAATGTGACTTTTGAAGTTATAAAAGCTTTAGATGAGGTTGAAGATGTTTTTTTTGAAGCGGATATTGTAGTTGGTGCCGCAAACAAACATCTAAAACAGCTTCAAGATTTTGCGAAAAATAGCGAAAAAGGATTTAATATTATTGTAGATGCCAAAAATATGGCTGAGCTTATGAATAGATCAGATATAGGAATTATATCTTGTGGAACTACAAGTATAGAAGTTCTATATATGAAACTTCCTTTTATAGCTCTACGATTAGCAGATAATCAAAAGAAAATTTTTGAGTATCTTACTAAAAATGGTTATGCTATTGGTGCAAAAAACTGTAAAAATGAAATAAAAAATGCCTTTGTGACTCTTGCAAATGATGAAGAAACGAGAAAATTTTTGATAGAAAAGATGAAAAATCTATCTATAGGAAGAGTTGATAAAGTTACAAAGACAATAATCTGCAAAATATATGAAGACTTTTATATAAGGAAAGCGGAAAAACAGGATATAAAAATAATTTTTGATATCTCTAACGATGAAGAGGTTAGAAGAAACTCTTTCAACAGTGAAAAAATAGTTTTTGATAACCATCAAAAGTGGTTTTTGAATAAGTTAAAAGATAGAAATACTCTGTTTTTAGTTGCACAAAAAGATGATGAGGTCTTTGCCCAAGTAAGATTTGAAAAAGATAATGAAGGCTATATTATAAGCATATCTTTATCCTCTAAAGTTAGGGGATGCGGGTTGGGAGTAAAAATATTGGAAAAGAGTTTAGAATATTTCAAGGAAAAAATAGGCAATGAAGAGATTTACGCTTATATAAAAAGAGAGAATATCTCTTCTATAAAAATATTTGAAAAAATCGGTTTTAGAAAGGAAAAAGAGACTTTGTATAAAAATATTCCTACCTACATTTTTAAAAGGTCAAAAGATGATTAA
- the pseB gene encoding UDP-N-acetylglucosamine 4,6-dehydratase (inverting) — protein sequence MFNNKNILITGGTGSFGKKYTEILLKRYKPNKIIIYSRDELKQFEMAQEFNEPCMRYFIGDVRDKERLMIAMQDVDYVIHAAALKHVPVAEYNPMECIKTNIHGAENVIQAAIANNVKKVMALSTDKAANPINLYGATKLASDKMFVAANNIVGKRETRFSVVRYGNVVGSRGSVVPFFKKLIIQGAKELPITDERMTRFWITLEQGVEFVLKNFERMKGGEIFVPKIPSMKVVDLAKAMAPELPLKIIGIRPGEKLHEVMCPKDDSHLTLEFEDHYVIKPTIQFAHKVDFEENTIGEKGKPVEIGFEYSSDKNDWWLTEKELLDMIEKI from the coding sequence ATGTTCAATAATAAAAACATACTTATAACAGGCGGAACCGGAAGTTTCGGGAAAAAATATACCGAAATTTTACTAAAAAGATACAAACCCAATAAGATAATTATCTATTCAAGAGACGAACTAAAGCAGTTCGAGATGGCTCAGGAGTTCAACGAGCCTTGTATGAGATATTTTATAGGGGATGTAAGAGATAAAGAGAGACTAATGATTGCTATGCAGGATGTGGACTATGTTATCCACGCTGCGGCGCTTAAACATGTTCCAGTGGCCGAGTACAATCCTATGGAGTGCATAAAGACAAATATTCACGGAGCCGAAAACGTCATACAGGCTGCTATAGCTAATAATGTAAAAAAGGTTATGGCTTTATCTACCGATAAAGCGGCAAATCCTATCAATCTATATGGGGCTACTAAACTTGCGAGTGATAAGATGTTTGTAGCTGCAAACAATATAGTTGGAAAAAGAGAGACTAGATTTAGCGTTGTAAGATACGGAAATGTAGTAGGCTCACGTGGGAGTGTAGTACCTTTTTTTAAAAAACTGATAATACAAGGAGCTAAAGAGCTGCCTATAACCGACGAGAGGATGACTAGATTTTGGATAACTCTAGAGCAGGGAGTAGAGTTTGTTTTGAAGAACTTTGAGAGGATGAAAGGTGGAGAGATATTTGTTCCAAAAATCCCTTCTATGAAGGTTGTTGATCTTGCGAAAGCTATGGCACCGGAACTTCCTTTAAAGATAATAGGCATACGACCCGGAGAAAAACTTCACGAAGTAATGTGTCCAAAAGATGACAGTCATCTGACTTTGGAGTTTGAGGATCATTACGTTATAAAACCAACAATTCAATTTGCACATAAAGTAGATTTTGAGGAAAACACTATTGGAGAAAAGGGAAAACCTGTTGAGATTGGTTTTGAATACAGTTCGGATAAAAACGATTGGTGGCTAACCGAAAAAGAACTTCTTGACATGATAGAAAAGATATGA
- a CDS encoding glycosyltransferase, giving the protein MIFFKKEFKKNSPVNYIILPNGVEIDKFKYTQKQDNFVLTYLGQFNKWKNIDLIFSSFSLLDEKFTLKIAGGKGDRKSIEIIEELIKKYNIDKKRVNYLGFIKQNEIVKKSP; this is encoded by the coding sequence GTGATTTTTTTTAAAAAAGAGTTTAAGAAAAACTCTCCCGTTAATTATATCATCTTACCTAACGGTGTTGAAATAGACAAGTTTAAATATACACAAAAACAAGATAATTTTGTCTTAACATATCTTGGACAGTTTAATAAATGGAAAAATATTGATCTAATTTTTTCATCTTTTTCACTACTTGATGAAAAATTTACCCTAAAAATAGCAGGAGGAAAAGGGGATAGAAAAAGTATTGAAATAATAGAAGAATTAATTAAAAAATACAATATTGACAAAAAAAGAGTAAACTATCTTGGATTTATAAAGCAAAATGAAATTGTAAAAAAAAGTCCTTAA
- the pseC gene encoding UDP-4-amino-4,6-dideoxy-N-acetyl-beta-L-altrosamine transaminase codes for MMDFIPYGKQYIDKKDRRAVKEVLKSPFITQGPKVKEFEDKISEYIGAKYAVAVSNGTAALHLASLAILNPGDKVLTTPNSFVATSNAILYVGAKPVFVDIKDDGNIDLDKCIEILEKDKNIKALYAVHFSGNPVEQEKLSYIKDRFKIAVLEDCAHSIGAEYKGIKAGSCKYSDCSILSFHPVKHLTTGEGGAVTTNDKNIYEKLLILRNHGITKDEKQFLNKEMAYDEKDNLNPWYYEQQFLGYNYRITDMQCALGISQFEKLDTFIKRRRDIALKYDDAFEKEDIVKPLYRYNDNSSYHLYVVRVDFEKLFITKSELFYKMREKNIGLQLHYIPINKQPYYRMLGYGEECTPKMDRYYKEAFSLPMYPPLEREEQEYVINTLKKIVNENKK; via the coding sequence ATGATGGACTTTATACCTTACGGAAAGCAGTATATAGATAAAAAAGATAGACGTGCAGTAAAAGAGGTTTTAAAATCACCATTTATCACTCAGGGTCCCAAAGTAAAAGAGTTTGAAGATAAAATTTCCGAATATATCGGCGCAAAATATGCTGTGGCGGTATCAAATGGTACAGCAGCTCTTCATCTGGCTTCTTTGGCTATCTTGAATCCAGGGGATAAAGTATTGACGACTCCTAACTCGTTTGTAGCCACTTCAAATGCTATTCTTTATGTTGGAGCGAAGCCGGTTTTTGTAGATATAAAAGATGATGGCAATATAGACTTGGATAAGTGTATAGAGATTTTGGAAAAAGATAAAAATATAAAAGCCTTATACGCGGTTCATTTTAGCGGAAACCCCGTAGAACAAGAGAAATTAAGTTATATAAAAGATAGATTTAAAATAGCTGTTTTGGAAGATTGTGCCCATTCGATAGGGGCAGAGTACAAAGGGATTAAAGCAGGTAGCTGCAAATATAGCGACTGTTCGATTCTCTCTTTTCATCCTGTAAAGCATTTGACAACAGGAGAGGGTGGTGCGGTAACTACAAATGATAAAAATATTTACGAAAAACTGCTTATACTTAGAAACCATGGCATAACTAAAGATGAAAAGCAATTTTTAAACAAAGAGATGGCTTATGATGAAAAGGACAATCTAAATCCTTGGTATTACGAACAGCAGTTTTTGGGATACAACTACCGTATAACTGATATGCAGTGCGCTTTAGGGATAAGTCAGTTTGAAAAACTTGATACTTTTATAAAAAGAAGAAGAGATATCGCTTTAAAGTATGATGATGCATTCGAAAAAGAGGATATTGTAAAGCCGCTGTATAGATACAATGACAACTCATCCTATCACCTCTATGTGGTAAGGGTAGATTTTGAAAAGCTCTTTATAACCAAATCGGAACTCTTTTACAAGATGAGAGAGAAAAATATTGGACTACAACTTCATTATATACCGATAAATAAGCAGCCATATTACAGGATGTTGGGTTATGGCGAAGAGTGTACTCCGAAAATGGATAGATACTATAAAGAGGCTTTCTCTTTGCCTATGTATCCACCTTTGGAAAGAGAAGAGCAAGAATATGTGATAAATACGCTAAAAAAGATCGTTAATGAGAATAAAAAGTGA
- a CDS encoding glycosyltransferase — MQSKYLTSPMKLFEYMATGIPVLAVNYPSINLIVKNDEIYLADNDPIQFARTIEKIVTDKNQKKKITKMNKLAKKFSYKNRSKNFDNFLKKLN; from the coding sequence ATTCAATCAAAATATTTAACTTCCCCTATGAAACTATTTGAATATATGGCAACAGGAATTCCTGTATTGGCGGTTAACTATCCATCAATAAATCTTATTGTTAAAAACGATGAAATATATCTTGCGGATAACGATCCGATACAGTTTGCAAGGACTATAGAAAAAATAGTAACAGATAAAAATCAAAAGAAAAAAATAACAAAAATGAATAAATTGGCAAAAAAATTTTCTTACAAAAACAGAAGCAAAAATTTCGATAATTTTTTAAAAAAACTAAATTAA